The DNA region CGGGCTAGGTTGGATTGAAGCAAGCTGAGCAGGGTTAAGTTCGCCCGCGGCCGCGGCTTCAGTTTGAATGTGGCCATGAGCATGCAGTTCGTAACCGTTATGATCGTCAGGATGTATTTCGGGAGCATCATGCGCTGGTTCGGTTTTGCCGGCATCTTCACCATTGACGGCTGTCATCGCAGCAATAATTTCCTCGACCGTCTGATTACGGGCAACGTGCTGGACGAGTTCCCGGTTCCCGACGGCCTCGACCTGTTCAGAATGCTCACCGGATTGAAGCGCGGCAGCTACAGCACCACCGTCAACTTCGGGCAGCTGCTGGCTGGTTACCGGACTTCCTCGTGCACCTGCGACGACAGCCTTGACCTGTCCGGAATGCTCACCGGATTGAAGCGCGGCAGCTACAGCACCACCGTCAACTTCGGGCAGCTGCTGGCTGGTAACCGGACTTCCTCGTGCACCGGCGACGACAGCCTGGACCTGTCCGGAATGCTCACCGGATTGAAGCGCGGCAGCTACAGCACCACCGTCAACTTCGGGCAGCTGCTGGCTGGTAACCGGACTTCCTCGTGCACCGGCGACGACAGCCTGGACCTGTCCGGAATGCTCACCGGATTGAAGCGCGGCAGCTACAGCACCACCGTCAACTTCGGGCAGCTGCTGGCTGGTAACCGGACTTCCTCGTGCATCGGGGACGACAGCCTTGACCTGGCCGGAATGCGCACCGGATTGATGCGCGGCAGCTACAGCACCACCGTCAACTTTGGGCAGTTGCTGCTGTCGGTGAACCGATCTTACTTGGGATCCATTTCCATCTGCGGCACCATCAATGCCTTTGATGGGAATCAAGGTGCGCTGCGGTTGACCACCCACATTTTCGCCAGCGTTGGTACGTTTTCCAACGAAGAGCAGCGACTGCTCAGAAACTTTCTCTCCAGCGTTGGCACGCGGGCGATTATCCGTGCCTTGCTGATAACTACTACCGCGCCCTGGCGGTGGGTAGGGCAAATATGCCCGGTTTATCTCAAGGTAGTGCGGTCGATCTTTCTCTTCCGCAATTCGAGAAAGATTGTCAGCACAATCTTTCAGCTGGTAGAAGAAGTTTATGGGGACTTTCACCTTGGGGGACACCGTGCAAACGTCCTGGAGCATAAGTTCCTGCGCAACTTGGCCCAATTTATTTGCTTTGGTCAACATGGCGTACAGCACGTGGGTGTCAATTGTAACCGACATGGTAGCCtgaaaataattaatattaaaaaaagttatttaaaacagGAGAAAAAAGACTcgcaatagtagtttatgcaacaagttgcaaaaagaggattttgcaacgagttccatacaacattttttgcaattccaaaaaacacacactgagtgaaattttatgtcaaattttcatgtattctttcaataaatcgtttaaatcaaaaaatgttgaaaagtgttacttttcaaaacaagtgctgaaaagttcagcacccatttgagtattttgaaaagtgttgctattcgattctgttatttttggtacagaaaagtaggctatttcgtcgttcaagaatgacaggaaaagtaagtagtttcacgacgtaattgcaaaaaaaaacttttgaagatAAGGATGTTGACAGAAGGCACAACCAATCTTTGAGTGTTAGATTTTATAAGGTAATGCTTAaatgggagagcacccaaaccttttttttctccaagAAACCTTCCAGCacacacaataaaaaataatgtaaatttggaagctgtaattttcgaaggttgaatattacctcttttatgatgtaattttacctcttttatgatgtaattttacctcaatttagacggaaaaagtggcattacaccagaaaagtggtaaatttacacatttccagaggtaaaattacacattttttctgacataaaagatgtaccccttcccagatgtaatattaccatggttttttttctgtgcaggatTCGAACCATTGGAATGCGAGTCCAACCACCGCACCCAAAAACGCACCTAATAAAACGGCTGGTTTCCATCTATGAAAACTAATGTCTCTTatgtaaaaacgttacttaatccaccttaaggtggttggtgccttcctcatattcatgttatattttaggttgtatttacaaataatttaagagtttttgccttcctcaccttactgaggaaaggctataaaatcactcgaaaaatgaacttcttaattcgacctcgtagacccaccttcacgtatacctatcgactcagaatcatgttctgagcaaatgtctgtgtggatgtgtgtaggtgggtggacaaaaaaattgtcactcgattatctccggactggatgaacggattttgaccgtataagtctcattcgatccgtcttggggtcccataggtctctatttaaaatcagcaagtttagttaagtacttcaaaagttatgctaaaaacgatttttgcgtatgtccggaagattgtaaaaagggtggtttttgcaagaaaccctatcatgttatacattttcagaaaggtattaaaaagacctttccaatgagcccaaaacattgaagatctgacaaccctatcaaaagttattagcacttaagtgttatttatacactttttggaggccggatctcagatatttcagtaaaaatgatgtccgggtccatcatgcgacccatcattagtcagataattgaaagacctttcaaatgagcctaaaacatcaaggatctgacaaccctatcaaaagttattagcacttaagtgttatttatacactttttggaggccggatctcagatatttcagtaaaaatgatgtccgggtccatcatgcgacccatcattagttagataattgaaagacctttcaaatgagcataaaacatcaaggatctgacaactctataaaaagttattagcacttaagtgttaaaaagttattagcacttaagtgttatttatacactttttggatgccggatctcaggtatttcagtaaaaattatgtctgaatcttccatgtgaactttcgttggataggtttttttatcagaccttgccgatgagccagaaaaattgaaggtctgcgaaccctaccaaaagaaatcagtaataaaattgatttgttaaacatgttaagggaatgttgctatttttactgaatgtattgactttatgaatgtgaggaaggcaccaaccacctaaaggtggattaagtatcgttttttttataaaattttgttatatttaatttttttttttcatttaagttattaataattattaacagcaattttcaattcttttttaaccAACTCTCCCAAATAAAGGAGAAAGGGTGGCAGtgattgaatttaaaagtgctgataAGCCAACATTAcgtgcacgatggaattgcaagctgtccccctagtcttagtaaacaatgtcttatgagttgtatatttcagtaaaacgttgtgtaaatctttgtcgagataCAGACCGAgatacagactttttccagaagagacgcagacaatgcttaagcaatgtggcaaccgggcgatatgcatgctgcgcgactctcgcgcgtaaccaaatagacccggcctttgaggttaatCACCCTTTttagtagctacaaaaaaactttttcatagcataactttaaaagtacttcactaaacagaataaaatttaatagggtcttaggggaccccaaaaggaacagaataaggcggatccggccaaaatcggttcagccagttctgagataatcgtgtggaaaaaaaatcatgtctacacacatcccaacagacatttgttcagaatttgattctgagtcgataggtatcgtgaaattaaaaagagagatgtgagccggtaacatggagtaaaactttcgcaactgtcatggtaaacttcacagaagcttgacagaaagtttaactccatgttgcacttttaattgctcgatacgtgaaggtatatctaggaggtatatttaagaagttcatttttcgactgattttatagccttgcctcattGAGGTGAAGAAGGCAAAAACGCAGagtcgattggtgatggttttttTTCACCACACGAAATAgtaaagggtccattttgccccaattccccattttttaacaatttttcttcGAAATCGCTCGGTTTTCAGAAAaaaggctttatgcggccatccaaaatacACTTAActaatgtgaaaatgtcccaggaatccagtataAATAACCACATGCACCGCAAAAATTATCTAGGacccatttaaccccaattccgctactAATGCATTTATGGacgttttcatcaattttttttaaaaatctgaaaatatttttatcggaaagatCAGACACTTTTACACAAGAATTACTTTTTGGGgccattctcaaaattttcagatcttttcgaaataaatttgTCCAAATTTCTAATTCAAGACTTACACTTGCCAGGGCCTACAACATGTGGGAATTCCTAGGACCGAGTTTAGTGGCAGcctggcagcgcatctggagacaggtAATTAGGTATTTTTAACAAGAAAGTGGTCGTTGGCGTGCTAACTTGTCGAACGTATATTtagggccaaattgagttaaggataccattttgtgcagctctccATTCCTCACCTTTTGATGCTTGTGCGAACTTTTCAAGATGCttgttgaataattttaatttttcactgcatttaaaaaactaacacCGTAAAAGTATAGCACTAAATGTCATCtcaaactttcccgaagaaagatAGGACTCGCTTATGAAAAAAGatagagtttttaaaagagggattccaaaataagtgctgaaaataatatttcttgccaacactgccagtactACGGGTCGGAATAGAACATTTTTCCAAGTCTTGATTTTTAACGATATAAGAAAGCAACCTAGGAAATTGGGGTTGTTTGGGGGCCGAAATGGAACCGGAAAATGCCTGTTATGATTAAATTaagctatttttgaaatttttccataCACCTTCAAGCCCCTTTAATACCCATATAGCCCCAACGCTAATAGtacggcaaatgtccccccatcggaacatctccCGGGAATCCGGCGGCCACTCCCACAGcctcgttttttttataaaaccaaCTTTCCACACTTTCTTGCAAATCATTAAACAATTTATAACTTACTTTTTTCGCAGAACACACGCACTTAGAGCACACTTGAACAAAAAAACGTCTTCCCAGGACGGCCACAAGTTCGAAAAGAAacgctatcgagaaattaaaagtgagagtgtgtgcgtgcaacatggagttaaacttttcaaagtgccatgggaaccttcacagcaactgcacagaaagtttaactccatgttgcacacactctcacttttaatttctcgattggaTTTGCCTTTTGTTCGTTGGCGTGGCCCGTGGGTTCAGATGCGAAGGTCGAAACGAATCAATGCCCAAAGTGTTGCTTGGAAGATTAACAGTTTTGCCACTAGGTTCGCTGTTGTTCCTGTTGTTCGATAGATAAATACCCAGTCAACGCAATCGGAACTCAttaacggaattcaattcgaattatATACGTATTCCGTTTAAAACGCAGCAACCGGTTCCGTGTACGTGTATTAAAGGAAAAAATTACAGCTTTATGAAATGTTTCACCGAAAAATTACTGAAGAAGGTCTAGGAAATATGAgtacttttgttaatttgatttggttaaccgcggtggattttcttgaaataattcgaactgtcaaaaatccaccaaaacatctaccggtggatacttttgtACCAcattttttgtgcgatcaatgtggtcgatgctttggtggatttttgacagttcgaattatttcaagaaaatctaccgcggttaaccaaatcaaattaacaaaagtactatgatatttattcattaaGCTAAGTATGCAGACCGGAAGAAAGGCGGTCAAGAAAAGTTGCGCATTCATTTCGTGACCcgtaattaggttttacgccgtgaattcatttgacagctcgcgtgcactgtttacatggtaaACAACATCACGCACAACGAcaattttgcattgttttgcaagATATTtcgaaaacctttaaaaaatatgggtcGTTTCCATGACAGACAGTCTGGCCGATACAATTTAAATCGGCACTTGAAACgtacaaaaaaagaaatactACTGTTGGGCCAAAAGTTTCGTTGGTTGAGATACAAAT from Culex quinquefasciatus strain JHB chromosome 3, VPISU_Cqui_1.0_pri_paternal, whole genome shotgun sequence includes:
- the LOC119770694 gene encoding uncharacterized transmembrane protein DDB_G0289901-like; amino-acid sequence: MSVTIDTHVLYAMLTKANKLGQVAQELMLQDVCTVSPKVKVPINFFYQLKDCADNLSRIAEEKDRPHYLEINRAYLPYPPPGRGSSYQQGTDNRPRANAGEKVSEQSLLFVGKRTNAGENVGGQPQRTLIPIKGIDGAADGNGSQVRSVHRQQQLPKVDGGAVAAAHQSGAHSGQVKAVVPDARGSPVTSQQLPEVDGGAVAAALQSGEHSGQVQAVVAGARGSPVTSQQLPEVDGGAVAAALQSGEHSGQVQAVVAGARGSPVTSQQLPEVDGGAVAAALQSGEHSGQVKAVVAGARGSPVTSQQLPEVDGGAVAAALQSGEHSEQVEAVGNRELVQHVARNQTVEEIIAAMTAVNGEDAGKTEPAHDAPEIHPDDHNGYELHAHGHIQTEAAAAGELNPAQLASIQPSPDGVLLRNGQQQKFVGGGQYGGQYGGNYGGQYGGQYGGQYGGQYGGNYGGQYGGNYGGHYRGGPYNVGQFGGGDWSAQQHQVQWRGPQLDGNHYSMGPTQGPQYNWSYGPQQGPGPSGNSGHNFY